A part of Drosophila ananassae strain 14024-0371.13 chromosome 2R, ASM1763931v2, whole genome shotgun sequence genomic DNA contains:
- the LOC6493779 gene encoding zinc finger protein 26 has translation MSAGSHYSIHSVCRTCLSTLDNTAAYDLFLVPGLAKKLCVCTSLSVEQTDGFPKNLCTVCYTKLNDLHDFQKQCVDSAQKFQDLVASNAFACQSNFDALDPSAAVADLPPEEEDNVNFDPLLNSKIEIMENEEDVFKMLETVEKELDEVEKQEMAQPFGIQPEDSSFESGNDNDQDEEFQMNSSDDDIPLAQRSTRVSTRGSASKAKAKSKPAVKRDEESDETSSSEDSDDDDTRDKPKRKRIPATERDRHRLIDCHICHQKFKKAIRYEEHMKHHNDLLPYQCTVESCRKGFTTANGLRVHVEHAHTESSAMHPCTYEGCNKTFARPVLLSFHMKRVHKVDTPSRDFPCTECEKVFRCPTALKKHMYKHTGEELPFACEICGKRFPINSVLRDHLLRHAGIKNHVCPYCGVGKTTRQEWNKHILTHTKEKKYECRLCDHASHNKQALANHVKVVHEKRKDFACQYCGKTFGKSHACKIHERSHTGEKCCECKICGKVFLFEKGLTKHLKTHEKRDLPKTQPTPNPLATDAAGGSASTTIAKPSPHLRGRVERVDIAQLAGTVANPIPSVNLPSWSPQVNFTKKEGQHMCPDCGKGFNHVSNMKLHYKVVHQKVKDFCCRFCPKRFAKKQYLRHHEYIHTGEKPYECKICGKHFRQEQVLKTHMKVHDKPPRPPGKTKEPTGPKSETSSTSVKRQQPKNFEQYQDPAAERAAATAELLAYQIEENEAKRKAEAELRKIQEAAFEQLNKLQKQTNTYDGFYAQKAEAEGTSVDALKLDHV, from the exons ATGAGCGCGGGGAGTCACTACTCCATTCACTCGGTGTGCCGCACCTGCCTGTCCACACTGGATAACACGGCCGCGTACGACCTGTTCCTGGTGCCCGGGTTGGCGAAAAAACTCTGCGTCTGCACCTCCCTGTCCGTGGAGCAGACGGACGGGTTCCCCAAGAATCTTTGCACTGTGTGCTACACGAAGCTAAATGACCTGCACGACTTCCAGAAGCAGTGCGTGGACTCGGCGCAGAAGTTCCAGGACCTGGTGGCCAGCAACGCCTTCGCCTGCCAGAGCAACTTCGATGCCCTGGACCCCAGTGCAGCAGTGGCGGATCTTCCCCCCGAGGAGGAGGACAACGTTAACTTCGACCCCCTGCTCAACTCCAAGATAGAGATAATGGAGAACGAGGAGGATGTATTCAAGATGCTGGAGACGGTGGAGAAGGAACTCGACGAGGTTGAGAAGCAGGAGATGGCCCAACCCTTCGGCATCCAGCCGGAGGACTCTTCTTTCGAAAGTGGCAACGACAACGATCAGGACGAGGAGTTCCAGATGAACAGCAGTGACGACGACATTCCGCTGGCCCAACGGAGCACCCGAGTATCTACTCGTGGGTCCGCCAGCAAGGCCAAGGCGAAGAGCAAGCCAGCCGTCAAGCGGGACGAGGAGTCGGACGAGACCAGTTCCTCGGAAGACTCTGACGACGACGACACCAGGGACAAGCCGAAACGCAAACGGATTCCTGCCACGGAGCGCGACCGGCACCGGCTAATCGACTGCCACATCTGCCATCAGAAGTTCAAGAAGGCCATTCGGTACGAGGAGCACATGAAGCATCACAACGACCTCCTGCCTTACCAGTGCACCGTGGAGAGCTGCAGGAAAG GCTTCACCACCGCCAACGGCCTACGCGTTCATGTGGAGCATGCCCACACGGAGAGTTCGGCCATGCATCCCTGCACCTACGAGGGATGCAACAAAACGTTTGCCAGGCCCGTGCTGCTGAGCTTCCACATGAAGCGGGTGCACAAGGTGGACACTCCGTCGAGGGACTTCCCCTGCACGGAATGCGAAAAGGTCTTCCGCTGCCCCACGGCCCTCAAGAAGCATATGTACAAGCACACGGGCGAGGAGCTGCCATTCGCTTGCGAGATCTGCGGCAAGCGCTTCCCCATCAACAGTGTTCTGCGCGACCACTTGCTCCGGCACGCTGGCATCAAGAATCACGTCTGCCCCTACTGCGGCGTGGGCAAGACCACCAGGCAGGAGTGGAACAAGCACATCCTGACGCACACCAAGGAGAAGAAGTACGAGTGCCGGCTGTGCGACCACGCCTCCCACAACAAGCAGGCCCTGGCCAACCACGTGAAGGTGGTGCACGAGAAGCGGAAGGACTTCGCCTGCCAATATTGCGGCAAGACGTTTGGAAAGTCGCACGCGTGCAAGATCCACGAGAGAAGCCACACGGGCGAGAAGTGCTGTGAGTGCAAGATCTGCGGAAAGGTGTTCCTGTTCGAGAAGGGCCTGACCAAGCATCTGAAGACACACGAGAAGAGGGATCTGCCCAAGACGCAGCCGACTCCCAATCCTCTGGCAACCGACGCGGCTGGCGGGTCCGCCTCTACGACGATTGCCAAGCCCAGTCCGCATTTGCGGGGACGCGTAGAACGCGTGGACATTGCTCAGTTGGCGGGCACAGTGGCCAATCCGATACCCTCGGTCAATCTGCCATCGTGGTCGCCCCAAGTGAACTTCACCAAGAAGGAGGGCCAGCATATGTGCCCCGACTGCGGCAAGGGCTTCAACCACGTCAGCAACATGAAGCTACACTACAAGGTGGTGCACCAGAAGGTGAAGGACTTTTGCTGCCGCTTCTGCCCAAAACGATTCGCCAAGAAGCAGTACCTCCGGCACCACGAATACATTCACACGGGCGAAAAGCCGTACGAGTGCAAGATTTGCGGCAAGCATTTCCGCCAGGAGCAGGTGCTTAAGACGCATATGAAGGTGCACGACAAGCCTCCACGTCCACCGGGCAAAACCAAGGAGCCCACGGGCCCCAAATCGGAGACAAGCAGCACATCGGTGAAGCGACAGCAGCCAAAGAACTTCGAGCAGTACCAGGATCCGGCTGCCGAAAGGGCTGCTGCCACGGCAGAACTTCTGGCCTACCAGATCGAGGAGAACGAGGCAAAGCGCAAGGCCGAGGCGGAGCTACGGAAAATCCAGGAGGCGGCCTTCGAGCAACTCAACAAGCTGCAGAAACAGACAAACACGTACGACGGATTCTACGCCCAAAAAGCAGAGGCGGAAGGTACATCCGTGGACGCTCTGAAGCTGGACCACGTCTGA